One genomic segment of Stigmatopora argus isolate UIUO_Sarg chromosome 18, RoL_Sarg_1.0, whole genome shotgun sequence includes these proteins:
- the metrn gene encoding meteorin isoform X1 has translation MHVLGIYTIWILFHAALSNYSEDQCSWRGSGLSQQQGSVEQISLHCSEGTLHWLYPKGALHLTLSPRLPSLAVGPGGGGSSGLITACVKPSEHFRGAQLYLERDGVLELLVGDRPESPRPPRVRCFSRLPGEKVALFMQATPHQDISRRIASFRYELRGDWTAHLSLDSNHFSTVEACRPCNDTEILMAVCTSDFVVRGNIRSVEEDGNLRAAIIKVSATRVFRQKYALFTSNSRVAARGDIRTLLDCGVKPGPGSFLFTGRVHFGEAWLGCAPRYKDFLQAYTTAKAAQQIPCELPVD, from the exons atgcatgttttggggatttacaCCATTTGGATTTTATTCCATGCAGCACTAAGCAACTATTCTGAAGATCAATGCAGCTGGAGAGGAAG TGGTTTATCCCAGCAGCAAGGCAGCGTTGAGCAGATCTCCCTCCACTGCTCCGAGGGCACCTTGCACTGGCTGTACCCCAAAGGAGCCTTGCATCTCACCCTCAGCCCCCGCTTGCCCTCCCTGGCGGTGGGCCCGGGGGGCGGCGGCAGCTCAGGGCTCATCACGGCTTGCGTCAAGCCTTCGGAGCACTTCCGCGGTGCCCAGCTCTACCTGGAAAGGGACGGCGTCTTGGAGCTCCTGGTGGGGGACCGACCCGAGTCGCCCCGTCCGCCTAGGGTGCGCTGCTTCAGCCGACTGCCGGGAGAGAAAGTGGCTCTCTTCATGCAAGCGACGCCGCATCAAGACATTAGCCGGCGCATCGCATCCTTCCGCTATGAGCTGAGGGGGGACTGGACGGCGCACCTGTCGCTTGACTCCAACCACTTCAGTACTGTTG AAGCGTGCAGACCCTGCAACGACACAGAGATCCTCATGGCCGTGTGCACCAGTGACTTTG TGGTGCGAGGCAACATCAGGTCCGTAGAGGAGGACGGCAACCTCCGAGCGGCAATCATCAAGGTCAGCGCCACGCGGGTCTTTCGCCAAAAGTACGCCCTCTTCACCAGCAATAGCCGCGTGGCCGCCCGGGGGGACATCCGGACCCTGCTGGATTGCGGTGTCAAACCGGGACCCGGCAGCTTCCTTTTCACCGGTCGGGTCCACTTCGGCGAGGCCTGGTTGGGCTGCGCCCCTCGCTACAAGGACTTTTTGCAGGCTTACACCACGGCAAAAGCAGCTCAGCAGATTCCGTGCGAACTTCCCGTAGACTGA
- the metrn gene encoding meteorin isoform X2, producing MTEEAEAPANNLRKYGENKLCIPSGLSQQQGSVEQISLHCSEGTLHWLYPKGALHLTLSPRLPSLAVGPGGGGSSGLITACVKPSEHFRGAQLYLERDGVLELLVGDRPESPRPPRVRCFSRLPGEKVALFMQATPHQDISRRIASFRYELRGDWTAHLSLDSNHFSTVEACRPCNDTEILMAVCTSDFVVRGNIRSVEEDGNLRAAIIKVSATRVFRQKYALFTSNSRVAARGDIRTLLDCGVKPGPGSFLFTGRVHFGEAWLGCAPRYKDFLQAYTTAKAAQQIPCELPVD from the exons ATGACAGAAGAAGCTGAGGCACCTGCAAACAACCTACGCAAGTACGGGGAGAACAAACTTTGCATTCCAAG TGGTTTATCCCAGCAGCAAGGCAGCGTTGAGCAGATCTCCCTCCACTGCTCCGAGGGCACCTTGCACTGGCTGTACCCCAAAGGAGCCTTGCATCTCACCCTCAGCCCCCGCTTGCCCTCCCTGGCGGTGGGCCCGGGGGGCGGCGGCAGCTCAGGGCTCATCACGGCTTGCGTCAAGCCTTCGGAGCACTTCCGCGGTGCCCAGCTCTACCTGGAAAGGGACGGCGTCTTGGAGCTCCTGGTGGGGGACCGACCCGAGTCGCCCCGTCCGCCTAGGGTGCGCTGCTTCAGCCGACTGCCGGGAGAGAAAGTGGCTCTCTTCATGCAAGCGACGCCGCATCAAGACATTAGCCGGCGCATCGCATCCTTCCGCTATGAGCTGAGGGGGGACTGGACGGCGCACCTGTCGCTTGACTCCAACCACTTCAGTACTGTTG AAGCGTGCAGACCCTGCAACGACACAGAGATCCTCATGGCCGTGTGCACCAGTGACTTTG TGGTGCGAGGCAACATCAGGTCCGTAGAGGAGGACGGCAACCTCCGAGCGGCAATCATCAAGGTCAGCGCCACGCGGGTCTTTCGCCAAAAGTACGCCCTCTTCACCAGCAATAGCCGCGTGGCCGCCCGGGGGGACATCCGGACCCTGCTGGATTGCGGTGTCAAACCGGGACCCGGCAGCTTCCTTTTCACCGGTCGGGTCCACTTCGGCGAGGCCTGGTTGGGCTGCGCCCCTCGCTACAAGGACTTTTTGCAGGCTTACACCACGGCAAAAGCAGCTCAGCAGATTCCGTGCGAACTTCCCGTAGACTGA